The following coding sequences are from one Gigantopelta aegis isolate Gae_Host chromosome 15, Gae_host_genome, whole genome shotgun sequence window:
- the LOC121389758 gene encoding sperm protamine P2-like: protein KKKKKKEKKKKKKRGKRKKKKGKEGEKGRGREKKKKKKKGGEKRGGGKGK from the exons aagaaaaagaaaaaaaaagaaaaaaaaaaaaaaaaaaaaaggggaaaaaggaaaaaaaaaaaagggaaggaaggagaaaaaggaaga ggaagagaaaaaaaaaagaaaaagaaaaaagggggggaaaaaaggggagggggaaaggggaaa